One Heyndrickxia oleronia genomic window, TCATCTAAAGTATTAATTTCATTTTTACAATCCTCTAGGCCCTCCCACCAGTGCCGATCTGGGTAGGTGAGAAGGAAGGAGGAGATATGAAATATTTTTTTTAGTTGTGCATCCATCTAGCATACCTCCTTTATTAAATAAAAATTTATAATGTTATACATTTACCGGGGCCACCAGCAAAGTCAAGTCCACATGACCCTTGATCCATATAAAGATTTGAAATATCTTCTTTATGGGATGGTGGGATGACAAAGCGGTCATTGAATTTGGCAATTGCTAGAAGTCGATACATATCTTCCACTTGTTGTTTAGTTAGATTGATTTCATTCAGTAATGTTGAATTTGGCTGTTTATTTGTTTGGACTGCTCTCATATATGTCCGCATGACGGCCATCTTTTTGAGTGCATTTCGAATATGTGTTTGTTCGCCTGCAGTCAACAGATTGGCTAAGTATTCGATAGGTATTCTCATATGATCTATGGCAGGAAAAATCTCATCTGCATCTATATTGGTGCCAACTCCTTCAATGGTATTCATGATTGGACTTAGCGGAGGAATATACCAAACCATAGGTAAAGTACGATATTCCGGATGAAGGGGAAGGGCAATTTTCCATTCAATGATCATTTTATATAAAGGAGATTTTTGGGCAGCTTCCAGCCAATCTTCAGGAATTCCTTCTGCTTTTGCTTGTTTAATAATCTCAGGATCATTCGGATCTAGAAAAATATCTAAATGTGATTGATATAAATCATGTATGTTCTCTTCTGAAGCAGCTTCTTTTACACGATCGGCATCATAAAGCATAATACCTAAATAGCGAATTCTCCCAACACATGTTTCTGAGCAAATCGTTGGCAATCCAGCTTCTAATCTTGGAAAACAGAGGGTACACTTTTCCGCCTTATTCGTCTGCCAGTTAAAATACACCTTTTTATAAGGACATGAGCTGACGCAATGTCTCCAAGCCCTACAA contains:
- the narH gene encoding nitrate reductase subunit beta translates to MKIKAQIGMVMNLDKCIGCHTCSVTCKNTWTNRPGAEYMYFNNVETKPGIGYPKKWEDQEKYKGGWEKRNGKLQLKSGTKVNRLTHLFYSPYQPTIDDYYEPWSYDYETLTNSPQKKHQPVARPKSNLSGEYMEILWGPNWEDDLAGAHITAHEDPNVQNMEEEIKTEFEDVFMMYLPRICEHCLNPACVSSCPSGAMYKRDEDGIVLVDQNACRAWRHCVSSCPYKKVYFNWQTNKAEKCTLCFPRLEAGLPTICSETCVGRIRYLGIMLYDADRVKEAASEENIHDLYQSHLDIFLDPNDPEIIKQAKAEGIPEDWLEAAQKSPLYKMIIEWKIALPLHPEYRTLPMVWYIPPLSPIMNTIEGVGTNIDADEIFPAIDHMRIPIEYLANLLTAGEQTHIRNALKKMAVMRTYMRAVQTNKQPNSTLLNEINLTKQQVEDMYRLLAIAKFNDRFVIPPSHKEDISNLYMDQGSCGLDFAGGPGKCITL